The sequence below is a genomic window from Carassius carassius chromosome 45, fCarCar2.1, whole genome shotgun sequence.
AATCATAAATCTATCTTAATGCTTAACCTCTCTTTCTTATATTTGTGAAAGAACTTGAAAAATACTTCTTATCAATTAAGTTGTCTGAGAACAAAAACATTATCTATTTGTAACTCTTTTCCTTTTTTCAGTGTCATGTAATTCTCATaatttgttaatgtttaatttaacttATATTATTCCccgtatgttttttatttatttatttatttttatatattctgttGTTACCTGTTATTGCTTGTGTATTGTTTTAAgcattaatcaaaaaaataataaatttaaaaaaaaaaaaaacctggatcagtgagctgcgtctcgggcagatgatgtcacttccagggagttatgttgtacacgcccccgtcccttgactccgcccccacgtcaaaacagtgccacaaagagagacgtgcagaaaagtgaagcgcaaagggaaaatggtttcgcaagctcaaactagactgacacgcaaaataaaagcagccttgcaaataatagatatgaccatggaaaatatatatatttttttatcatttatgttttgcaattcttcatTTTCGTTTgccaaactttattttcttttgcaaaacctAATGTTTTTGCATATAATATGAGGCGTTATATCGACTCCATGCCAACTCcaccctcgccacgcccccaactatgactagatgccgactgtatgtatttcagtgtgttttgtgtatattgttaatattatagtataatattttaaatctacATGTTCAGATTATTTTTACATGGGATTAAAATGAAATCCGCTtgtgtaaattatataaaatattctttaaaaatcttTATCTTGCAAATGCATGTGATTGGTCAGTCTTAAGTGATTGCACCTGACCATGCTGTTTCTTCAACAACAGTGAATTTACATCTATATAATGATATTTAGATTAACTTTAATAgatgttatttaaaaacaaacagtgaAGTGTTAAAATATGATCTTTCAGACACACCCTAACTGAAATTGTACGGTCCATTAAGCACCGCCCATTTACCGTTGGAGAGCGCCGTGCTGTCCAATAAGAGCCCAGCAATGGACGTGGTTGAAATCGATTGGTGGTCGCCTGAAAAGTCCGCTCGTAATTTTGAACCTGACAGATTTAACAGTTTTTAATAAAAACCTTTGATTTAttactttaaacatttaaacgcCAGAGTGTCATATTTCTCTTTATGCTTAAGTATGTGACGACAGATCAAATTTTTTTCAGTAGTTTATTATCATAGTTCACAGATTATAGTGaaagcaaataggtagcctacACATAGATGAAATTAAAGGTAAATTAAATAACTTCCTAATACTTACTCAAGGCTTCTAATAAAGCACTTCTGTACGTGGATTAAATAAGCACACATTACTACTGCAATCAAGTAGGCTAGTAAAAAAACTGTGTAGTAAAACCTAAAACACTGTGCAGTAATAATGTAAAACTGCGCTATACTAGGaagcaataacattttaatataatgaaataatgacaCTTCTCCAATGCATTTAGTCAATCGAAATTAAAtgttcctttttcttttctcGCTCTCAGTTTGGAGGCACAAAACAAAGTCTTTGATTTATTTAGATGTaccccctacacacacacacacaccacttacAGCAACAAAACAGTTatacttgttattacttgcactattGTCTGACAGAATACTGAATAATCCATCTAAACACACTAGAATATTGTAACATATTGTAGCCACTGTAtatcctgtacttactgcttattacacttctggttagatgctaagtGCATTtagttgccttgtaccttacatgtgcagtgacaataaagttgaatctaatctaatctaatgtgaTGTGACAAGCATTATAAAagcggtcatatgatgcaatttcaatttttcctttctctctggAGTCTCTTTggacaagctcttggtgcatgaagaagatctgtaaagttgcacagACTAAAGTCTCatacccaaagagatattctttatcaaagttaagactgccacgccccctaaagcacctcgtttaaacacgcccccacatgtctacatcactatgtggaaatatttgcgtaatgccgcccaaattttcacgcaaagaaagacgcagtggtttcagtaacacagtaagtgttgaagcagtcgtgtcagggagatgtgtgtgtatcgaggagaaagcaaaagcactttatttgttcttCCGAAAATAGATGCAATTAGGGATCTTTAAGAttatttacaacagaacagctACGCATTTTATGGACAATCGTTTCgtaaacctaggagaggaggtcattctgactttgctacgacagtctggcgcttctgaatcagctactgtaagtatgttttgttattagtttaagtatttgctattgaatggtCCAATGCTGAGTTTTGCGTGTCGCGCGTGcgtgcttgcgtgtgtgtgtgtgtgtgtgtgtgtgtgtgagagagagaaagagagagaggatcaCACAGttgagtcagctgtcttaactgtccgtggcttgtgtactgcaaacacatacgagcttcatcactgtctgtcacGTGATTCTGTTCCCCTTTCAGTCTTGAACTGAAAAGTCTAGGACATTATTAACTTTCTTTACATGTACTTTGAAAGATGAAACTCACAATTATGGAAAGGGGGCGTTACATTGCAGTGTtgggccaatcacaatgcactgggtcagttagccaatcagagcagactgctcttgtcagaaggacggcctttgtagaaaatgatgtgtttgagagaggcggggcataggggACCTATAATAATGTacactattttaaatatatataaatattttttttttttacattaaaacatgtcaacatattctgttacaccaaatacacaaaataatgatctttaaaaaagcatcagatgacccctttaactcTCTCCTTGCAGTTACAGTATAGTCTCTCTTCCATCTCTGGACAATAGACACtgcatcacaaaaccagtcataagggtcagttttttGAAATAGAGATTTGAAaagctgaaagctgaataaataagttaaaGCTTCTTTAGGCTCAGGGGCTCAAGGGCACTATTTGGTTCAATTATTCCAATGTTCTACAATCTTTTAGATTGTTATAGAGCCCCAAATCAACCTTCTGTGATGGaccatatacttaaaaaaaattctgtatcatTTCTTAAGTAAATATTCAATTAATACTGTCAAAAGCTGCTATtataaatgtcaaaaatatttagcttctgtgaagtttttttttattattcattatagcACTGTAGTACTGttataatgtgtatttatttatttatttagaatttatttacttagagtatttatttaaaattatttactatttttacatttttatttatttgtctactATTTAATTAAATTCTGATTTATGTaactatacactgtaaaaaaaaatggttggaatttaacggtaaaagactgtaaaaatgctacctGTTGAAAGGTTAACGGTAACTTCCCCTACTATATATGGTGAAAAACTGTACTGGAgattacatgtaattttacggTAGTATAccatttttggaagtgaaaataatgtaaaatttacAGTGAATAACCGTAAATTGCCACTCCCAGAATTACTTGCAtttcatttcaaatgtaatttttttttaaatatatatataaatacctaTGTTACTTCTCATCAGTTGTGTACATTAGGGTTATATGTTACATCTgatgttgttaaatgaatgtttattgaatTATTTCAATTTCACGTGTGTTACCGTGAacgtgtttagtgtttgtgtgaattagtctaatatatgttaatatttaaaagctgcttgtgatagGTTTTGTTTCTTTagcacctgcttttggtggttatcagtgcattacaaaacagatttcaatgCTTCAGTAAGTTGgtgtattaacattatatcagccAATAAAATCactgtatttaactgtaaatttaaggtaaaactgtaaaatgtacCTTGTTTTTATTTATGGTTTTTGGAGATGAAAACTGAATTACCATGTAATTCCCAGTTAACACTCATTTTCAGAAGTCTTGATATATGCAGGGTTGCCATGTCTTTGGTTTTACCATGGAATTGGGTTATTTTTCCACTGTTGCCGATCTAGCAACCCTGGAAATGTGATAAAAAGAGTGTATTGTTAATGTAAGTTCAGCAAATGAACACTGCCAACATATATGTAGCAATTACACTAACTCAACCCAAACTGAACAACACTATCCTTAAACCAGCCCCATAACCTAGTGACCCACAGATTGACTCCTAAATCAGTCAGATACTGGATCTCGGGGGTCAGCATCTTCCTGCAGAGTTCCTCATACTGTCGCTCGATGTCGCTCTTTAGGTTGTATCCTAGTATGGAAGCTTTTCCGATGGGCTGCCAGGGCTTCATGTGTCTGTCTGTGATGTGTGCCGCCTCCACAGCTCCTCCGCCATCAATACAGATGGCCTCCATCTCCGCGTTTCTCCTACGCAACTCCTTAACTTCCTCCTCCATTCGGCTCCGGCCGTAGGCCTCCACGAGCGCCCAGAAAGTGGTGTTAAAATGTTGATAAAGTCGCCAGTCAGCACCATTCCATTCCCGAGCTCGAGTCCTCAGTTCAGGGCTCATGGGAGACACAGAAGTGGCATTTCTAACATTGAGTTTAAAAAACAGCAAGTCGTCCATCTGCCAGCACAGAGCGTCTTTCAGCAGAATGAGCGACTCCTCAAAGTGGTCCGAGATTAAAACCAACTGAAAGCGCTTTTCCATGTACTCGATGCTTTCTTGGACTCTCACGTCACCAGCTTCCAAGTTATTCTCGAAGCCGAAGTCGAAAAACTGAAGATTCTTGAGGTAGAAAGCGTTGATTCCCTGTGGGTTGTAGTAGTGGTTTGGATCACTGAGGAACTCCTCAAATTGGTTTCCTCCAGGGATTCTCCACGTTTGAGGCACGTAGGCTTTGTAGTAGTGAAACGAAGACTCAAAGAGCTCTGCGGGATCTCGTAGGATGGTGAAGAAGAAGGCATCCTCCGGGAGCAGCTTCTCCACTTCGGGTGCATTGAATCGCATGTGGTTGCACACGATGTTATAGCACAGACCGGGCTGGTAACTCTTCACTTGGGTTCGGAAGAAGCTCGACGGGTAGAAGAAGTCGTTTCGGCCATTGGGGAGAGCGAACCTCAGCTGGTGCTTTTCTCCGAAGCGCAGGAGAACGTTCATCAAAGTGCTGCTCGCCGTTTTGTGGGTCTTCATGAACATCAGGTTGACTTTAGGACTGCAAGTCGCATCTGCTTTGAGAGTTCGCTGAGAATTTTTACGCACTTTTGATGCACAAGGGGCCAGAGAAACACTGAAAAGACAGGAATAACCACAAACTGTCACAATCACAGAAGACTTCGAAGGACATGCACGAaggactcttaaaaataaagcttcttgAAAGCTTCTTCACAGCGatgtcatagaagaaccttttttagAGTTcccaaagaaccatctctttcttatctttttataatctgaaaaaccttctttctccacaaagaagctttagtgaaacagaaatgttcttcagatgttaaaggttctttatgaaatcatttagacaaaaaaggttcttctatggcatcatgaagcagctttatttttaagagtgtgaaaTGGTCCTTTAAActtaatttattgaaaataatgaaatatatcaattaaatacaAAGCTATTTTTATAGAAATGCCTTGAATatgttttgtgcattaaaacatgaAGATTAAAAAgacttatatttaaattttatttgaaaataaagcatatatatttcgattttattccattttactTCAGACTTAATTTCAAGTTACAAGTTAAAACTTACATTCAGGTTACGATTAAAGgcattctcatatatatatatatatatatatatacatttttatttattgtatatataagTACTGTGTTAAAAAACACTAAAAGGCCATGTCCAGAAGTCTTTGCATGACTTATGATtgcattttctttaaataattaaatgttctcTCATTTTCATTAACAGTGACGTACATTAGGGTGTTTCGTGTTACATTTCAGGTTATTAAAATTGATGTTTGACATGTTGATGGTGTTTTGTCTAAACATGTTAGCCTTATTTTATGGATTGGCCATGGTAGGCTTATTACGAAATCTGATTCATTATTTGACTTGCTGATTTTCcacccttattattattatcctggTTATCATACAGTAAAACCTGTTTTTATAAAGTATATGGGTAAAACGCACAATTTGGCAGATCAAGTAGATTGGTATTAAGAGCATTTCATAATCTACATAATTTAATGAAAGGCATTGATATAAGATGTTAAATATACAGGCCTCTGATGCTGTAAGCATTGTCACGGTATTTTTACAGTGGATTTCTGGCTACTTTTTAAATGTCAATTTAatcagattttttatatatatcacatggcaccaaaataatacaaaaaaaatagaacacatacttattttaatgtaacaagctttttttacagtgatatatACACAGACCTGTGTGTAGCGACGAGAGTTGATGTCTTCAAACAGTAGAAACCCATCATGCAAATCACAAACATCGCCAAAAACAGCTTTTGTATCAGTCGATTCCCCATTTGATTCACCCTTCCAAACGCTCCTGGATCCATGAAATCAAATCATACACAGACAAATGAGTCCAATAAACCTGTGGCCACttgcataaactgcttagactagtcttaCAAGTCAGCAGTCATTTTGTAAGAGAGGGTCACTCAGCTATCAGTCAGTTTGTCCTGAAAGACAAAGAtgaaaacagatgataaaaactatGGAAGTGGTGAAACTTACAAACTAAAACTAGGAGCGTTGAAGAAAAGCTCATATTATAGTCAATCAAAACTCGTGCTAGATGAAACTCCTTCACCTTAtttagtgtttctggtcaaaaaaAATTACCAGATACATATTTATAAAGCTTTCATCATGCAGCATTGTCATCAAATCTGGGATTCAGTGTTTTTGTCAACTttttagcacaggttttgtatttttcCATTGTTACCAGTGGAGTTCAATGGAACTAACGACCATAGTTAAGTGTATGCAAAGTAAGTTTTAGTCCAATGCGAAAACATTAGCATTtccatgaaaaatatttttttaatttgattgacAATAGACTACTCAGACACTGCATGTGTGAAAGAAGGCCATCTGTGGTGCATTTAATTAAGACTTATTACCCGTCTGCTGTGTTGTTTTCTAATAATGATTTTATAGGACATATTTTGCTTTTGTAAAGAGAGACACTTTCTTGACCTGTCCTGCTAAGTTGTGAAAGTATCATAATGCACTGTTGTGTAAATAGTGTGTTTATAGGAACTAGTTTGGTGGATGCTCAGTCAGTATTTGTACAAAAACAGTGTCTTGATGTGTCTGATGACACACCAAACAGCAGTTTGCAAATGTTTACAAGAACAACCTCTGTTTCAAAGATTCAACTTCTGCCTTAATCTCTAAATAAACATTTCAGCTCAACTTATAAACCCAGCGTTTACTACATGAAGTGAAATCAGTGATGTAGAACATTTCTAACTAAGTGGACAAAACTTATCAATTCAAGAtcatattttagtttatattaatattttcattattgccatggtcattttatttgtaattttattgcacttttatcattcttattgtttttttttaatgtctgtaaagtttttttattcattttaattttgataagaTTAAAATTTAGTTCAATTTTAGgttttttagtacatcaagttaaactaaataaaaatgagacatACTATACACATACTTACACCAtgtttggttccacaaagaaccattcagtcaaagaaccatctctttcttatctttttataatctgctgaagaaccttctttctctACAATGAAACTttagtgaaacagaaaggttcttcagatgttaaag
It includes:
- the gal3st1b gene encoding galactosylceramide sulfotransferase, coding for MDPGAFGRVNQMGNRLIQKLFLAMFVICMMGFYCLKTSTLVATHSVSLAPCASKVRKNSQRTLKADATCSPKVNLMFMKTHKTASSTLMNVLLRFGEKHQLRFALPNGRNDFFYPSSFFRTQVKSYQPGLCYNIVCNHMRFNAPEVEKLLPEDAFFFTILRDPAELFESSFHYYKAYVPQTWRIPGGNQFEEFLSDPNHYYNPQGINAFYLKNLQFFDFGFENNLEAGDVRVQESIEYMEKRFQLVLISDHFEESLILLKDALCWQMDDLLFFKLNVRNATSVSPMSPELRTRAREWNGADWRLYQHFNTTFWALVEAYGRSRMEEEVKELRRRNAEMEAICIDGGGAVEAAHITDRHMKPWQPIGKASILGYNLKSDIERQYEELCRKMLTPEIQYLTDLGVNLWVTRLWGWFKDSVVQFGLS